In Alkalihalobacillus sp. AL-G, the genomic stretch CCTACAAAGTGTTGAAGCTGCGCCATAAAGATTAGGATAGCAAGAGCATTAACGAAGCCGACCATAACCGATTTCGGTATAAATTTCATCAGTTTCCCAAGCTTAAAAACACCCATTAACACTTGGATAATTCCTGTCAAGATCGTTGTAGCTAACAGGTATTTAAGCCCATGATCCGCCACAAGTGTAACCATAAGCAGAGCCATAGCACCAGTAGCAGCGGAGATCATTCCTGGACGTCCTCCCATAAAAGCAATCACGACTGCAATACAAAATGACGCGTAAAGACCCACCATCGGATCTACACCAGCGATTATTGAAAAAGCAATCGCTTCAGGTATTAATGCAAGGGCAACTACTGTACCAGCAAGAATATCTCCGCGAATGTTTCCAAACCATTCCTGTTTTAAGTTTTGTACGTTCAAAGCAATAATGCACCTCTCTTGTTGTATTTTTTGATGACTTTCAACTCTCATGAAAGTCGGGGCCGTTGTGAACATACGGATTATAACATCATTTCCCAAAAGCTGAGAATCGCATGAAAACGCGTTCTTGCCTTATTTACTACTCGATTCGTTTAAATGCTCCATTTTTTGATGATATGCGATAAATGTTTACAACATAAAAAGTCTTACAATTGTAAAAAATTAAAAATAGTGAGAAAATTAGAAGCATAAGTTATAAACTTTCTTTGATGAGGCAGCTTAAGGAGGATCCTATGTTTACAAAAATTTTATTAGCAACCGATGGCTCAGAACATTCATTAAGGGCAGCTGAAAAAGCGGCGGGAATCGCCCAGTCCAATTCCAATTCAAAGGTAACCATTCTTTACGTTGTCGACGGGGATTCCTCCAAGTCAGACGTTTTATCCGCTGGTGGTAAAGAAGCGATTGAAGAAAAAAGGAAGAAAAAACTACACAAAGCAGAAGAATTTTTTTCACTAGATGATATCGCTTATGAAAGTAAGATTCTAAAAGGGGAACCCGGTCCAACCATTGTAAAATTCGCGAATGAAAAAGGTTATGATTTAGTTGTTATTGGAAGCAGAGGCTTGAATTCCTTTCAAGAAATGGTACTCGGAAGTGTAAGCCATAAGGTCGCAAAAAGGGCGAATTGTCCAGTGATGATTGTGAAATAATCTCCATAATGACTATTTGGTCCGTTCCGCTTCAAACCCTTGCTATGAACAACTTGAATTTGAAGCGTAATGTATAGCTAAGAGGGAAAGTATTTTCCTGTCTTAGCTTTTTTATTTTGACTTTACAGATTTAAAGAAGTTTTCGAACAGGATAATTTTCAGTTGGAGTGTGTAAATGCCGTGCCCTTCCCAGTTTAAATGACGTAAACTAGACCATCTGCAGGGATAATAGTAAACAGATCGGAGGAATGCAGTGATGTACCCAAATAACTTTTTTAACGGGTATGCACAAGGTGGAGAAGAATTTTCTGAAACACAACATTACGACATCTATGATCAGCAAGGCTTTAACCACCCAATCTTTCATCAACATGGTGAATCAATTACTCAACAAGAGTTTGATCCAGACCGCCAGCCACAGATTCGCCAACTAGAGCGAAGGGTCAACCAGCTTGAACGACAAGTCAACCAACTTAGACGAGATGTGAATCGTCTAGATCAAACCGTGAGTCGCCATACCGGTCGACTCAATAGATTGAATCAGAGACTTCGAATCGTGGAAAACAGGTTAGCAATACCATTCTCCCCTCAGTTTGACGGATTTTAATAGCAAAACCATAAGGGCATTCCAGTAAATAATTCAGAATCTGGAATGCCTTTTTTTACACGTTAGGAAAGCATAATTTTTCAGCAAGAAGAATTACCGACTTTGGAGAAAGGTTTGCGTCCCAAGTATAAGTGCAACTAAGGCGATCGCCTACACTAAGGCTTGGCGCTAGCCAAGTTTTCTTTACTTAATCTACTTATTTACATATGAGTCGAGTTCTTTAAATCTCCTAAAATCCGCATTTAATGGCACCCTAGTTAATATAGTAATAGTAATGAGAAAATCTAATATATTTCCGGTATTTAGTACCAACAAAAAAACGATTTCCGTAGTAAAGGAGAGAGTGAAATGCTGCATATCGTCGCTTGCATTAAGCAAGTGCCTGATACGAAAATCATCAAGATGAACCCGAAAACGAACACCATGGATCGTGCCAGCGCACCAGCAATTTTAAATCCATATGATGCTCATGCCGTCGAAGAAGCTGTTCGCATTCGTAATCGGTATGGGGGGATCGTTTCTGTCCTGACGATGGGGCCACCACCTGCAGTAAAAGCGATTAAAAAGTGTATCGAAATCGGAGCAGATGAAGGATATATGATTTCAGACCGTAAATTTGCCGGTGCGGATACACTAGCAACGAGCTATGCGCTGACAAAAGCAATAGATAAAATTTCGCAAATCACACCAGTGGATCTTGTCATCTGCGGAAAGATGACGATTGACGGTGATACCGGACAAGTTGGCCCCGGTATCGCGAGACGACTGGATATCCCACCACTTACATCTGTAAAAAAAGTCGAAGAAGTGAATACGGAGGATGGATACATCATCGTTCATCGAAAAATTGAGGACGGCCATGAAGTCATTCAATCCTCGTTGCCGTGCCTACTTTCGGTTGAAAAGGAAATCAATGATGTTCCATATTCAACCTTTCCGAATATGCTGAAGGCTACTCGTTATGAACCACATATTTGGGGTGTCGCTGATTTGGAAGATGTCGACATTAAACAGCTCGGATTAAAAGGATCCCCAACCATTGTGGCAAAGGTTTGGGCACCACCAAAGCCAGAGGGTGGGAAAATGCTTGAAGGAAAGCCTGCAGAGCAAGTCAACCAACTGCTTTCCGTCATTCTCGAAAAGAAGGAACTATTCGAAGTGAAGGGGGGAGCTGAATGAACTTTGAGGAATACAGCGGTGTTTGGGTGTTCATTGAAGAAAACGATAGGAACATTGCTCAAGTATCCCTTGAGTTATTGGGAGCTGGTCGACGTCTTGCAGATAAACGGGGATGTGGCCTTGCCGGAGTTCTGATTGGAGAAAATGTTACAAGCTTATCAAGTGTTATATTCGAAAATGGGGCAGATACCGTTTATGTCTATGATCAACCCATTTTTAAGGATTATCGGACGGAATCGTTTATGAAGGCCTTACTCCACTGTTGTGAAAAACACAAGCCGGAAATCATTTTATATGGTGCGACTTCAACAGGGAAAGATCTGGCGAGTGCTGTCGCAACCGACCTTCCAACCGGCTTGACTGCAGATACGACGGAGCTTGATGTTGAGGAGGATTCCGGGTTGCTGCTTGCCAGCCGTCCTGCGTTCGGCGGTAACATCATGGCAACGATTTTATGTAAAAAATACCGACCACAAATGGCAACGGTACGTCCTAAGGTGATGAAGTCACCCATACCGGAGCCTGGTCGAACCGGAGAATTAATTGAAGAGAACATACAATTAGATGAGAGCGATATCCGAACAAAAGTGCTTGAGATCGTGAAGGCAACAACAAAAAAAGTTCGGATTGATGAAGCAGATATCATTGTCGCAGGCGGTAAAGGCTTAGGGAGTTCAGAAGGATTCGTGCTCATCCACCACTTAGCCGAAACGCTCGGTGGGGCGGTAGGTGCAAGTCGCGATGTAGTTGAGGCTGGCTGGATCGAGCATCATCATCAGGTTGGTCAAACCGGCGTAACCGTTACGCCGAAGATCTATTTTGCAGTTGGAATATCTGGCGCAATCCAGCACCTTGTAGGGATGCGGAACTCCAGTCTGATCATAGCGATCAACAAAGATCCAAACGCTGCAATTTTCGAAGCGTGTCATTATGGAATTGTCGGGGATGCATTTGAAATCATACCATTACTCATTGAACAATTTAAACAAGCTATGGCTGGAGAGGAGGTCAAGCATGCCGGAAAAGTTTGATTGTGTCGTCGTCGGGGCAGGTCCAGCAGGAATATCCTGTGCGCTTGAGTTAGCGAAGGGTGGCGCTAGCGTTTTACTTTTGGAGCGAGGTGAATATCCAGGATCAAAAAACGTTATGGGAGGCGTTTTATATCGTAAAATGATGGAGGACGTAATCCCTGGATTTTATAAAGAAGCCCCTCTAGAACGTCCAATTGTTGAACAACGGTTTATGATGATGGATAAGGAATCCGCGGTTACATTCGGTTATAAAGGGATGGAATGGGGGCAGGAGCCTTATAACAACTTTACCGTATTACGGGCGAAATTCGATCAGTGGTTCGCTTCTAAGGCTGTTGAGCAGGGGGCGGTCCTGGTCAATGAAACGGTTGTGACACAGTGTATCGTTGAAGATGGAAGAGTTGTAGGAGTACGAACAGACCGCCCGGATGGAGATATATATGCAGATGTAGTCGTTTTAGCAGATGGCGTCAACTCACTGCTTGCGAAATCGCTCGGCTTTCATAAAGAATACCGCCCGGACGAAGTAGCACTCGCCACGATGGAAATTGTAAAGCTTGATAAAAAAACGATAGAAGAACGTTTTAACCTTGAACCAAATCAAGGATGTACGATCGAACTGTTCGGTGACGCAACAAAGGGTATTCTCGGAACGGGTTTTTTATATACGAACAAAGACACATTAAGCATCGGGGTCGGTACGTTACTTTCTGGACTGATCAAGCATAAGATAAAACCATATGAATTACTTGAATACGTAAAAAACCACCCGATGATCCGACCATACCTTCAAGGGAGTGAACAACAGGAGTATTTGGCACACCTGATTCCTGAAGGCGGCTATAAATCGATGGGGAAGGTTGTCGGGAATGGTGTCATCGTCGTAGGGGACGCGGCGCAACTCGTAAATGCGATACACCGTGAAGGGTCTAACCTCGCAATGACGTCAGGACGGATTGCAGCAGAAACGATACATTTAGCCAAGCAGGCAAACGATTTTTCCGAGCCAATGTTGGATCGCTACCGTGTAAAGTTAATGCAGAGCTTTGTCGGCCAGGATATGAAGAAATACAAGGATTCTACCCATCATTTTGATAAATTCCCTCAATACTTTGATCAATATATTCCGATGATGAACCGCGCTGCAAGTCAAATGTTCACTGTGGATGGATCGTCAAAATGGGAGAAGCAAAAGAAAATTTGGAGAGACATCGGTCCAGCCAGGGAGAAAATCAAAATTGCTCGTGATGCTTATCGAGCTTGGAGGGTGATGAAATAATGAGTGAGGAGAAGAAAGGGCAATCAATTGAAGAGAAACAGTATCTCGTCCGTTTCAATGCCGATACGAAATCCCATCTTCATGTAAAGGATACGGATATTTGTCTGACGAGTTGTCCCGATAAAATATGTACAATTTTCTGTCCAGCAGAAATCTACAAATGGGAAGACATCCGGATGCATATCGGGTACGAAGGCTGTCATGAATGCGGCAGTTGTCGGATCGGATGCCCACACGAAAATATCGACTGGGTTTATCCGAAAGGCGGGCACGGAATCGTTTTCAGGTTAGGGTAAAGTTTTTTTATTGTGAGCTAATACTAATAGGGAGTGGCTGACTCGATTTGAGGTCGGCCACTTTTTTCATGAAAGGAATTAGGCCTATTTTACTATCATCTAAGTGTTAAGGGGTGAGTATCCAACGTTAAAATAGGGGTTTTTACTCTGAAGTTCACTTTATTCAAAAAAACTGAGACTTAAGGAGTTAAAATGAAGGAGGTGGGGTACAATTCGAAGTTTAAATGATGATTTTTTGAGTTTTTTTGTATGTACATTCTTTCACATAAACGTCTAAAAAGAGAATCGAATGAATCTATTCGATTTTCTTTCTATTCAGATATAGCGGCAACCGTGCAAAACATATCTCCTTTTGCTTTCAATTCCAACTCTTTCACAAAATCAATCGCTTCATGAATACTTTGGAATGCATCAGACACCAAAAACGGATGTTTATAGTCGAAACCACCACAGCTTTTCGACGGATATACGGAAACATTCCAATCATATCTGCCAGTCGCCTTTTCGGCTTCGAACCCTTCAAGAGTGAACAACCAGTGCGTAAATTTTTCAATATGCTCTTTTTCTGATGTGTTCTCAACTACACACAATCGATCCGCCTCACCAATTAGTACGAGAGACCGCTGATAAAACTCATTAAAGTTAGGGATTTCCCTCATGAGCATCACTCCTTATAAAATTAGAACCTGTACCAATAAAATTACATAAGGTTTATACCAGTATATGTAGGTGTACCAGATAAGATATTTTTTTTTTTGAATTTTCTCGAAAAATAAATACCGCTTGAAATCAATCAAGCGGCTACGTTCATATGAAAGGTGTCTCGAATGAATGTCTAGCTTTAGTACCCAGGTGCTTCACCTTTTCCGGCAATTATTCATCCTCAAATAATTTTTCCCCACGGTGGAGGCGCATCGCAATCCGTGCTGTGTGTGGAAGTTCGCGAGCAGTGGGAGCATGACCAGCCAGATACCGGGTTGCAGCAAGAATCAATGTCTCCTGTGCTCGATTTCCAAGTTCAGAGTGCTCTTTTTCCCAATGATCGTGTTCAGCCATCGCTGCTTCATACATTTGGAACGAATGAAACTCGGCATCCTCCCTAAGTAAAGCGTGACCCAGCGTATTAAACAGATCTCTTTTATCACCGCCGCGCGCAAGATAGTTCACGACCCATCTTGCAGATTCTGCGACTTGCTGTTGTTGGTTCATCATAATCAACAATTCAGAAGGATCCTTTGGTTCAGCTTCTACATCAACAGGCTCTGGTCTTCGTGCAGAAGGTGTATTTAGAAACCGATCCAAATAGACACTCATCGCACCATGGAAGACGGCCCGAGTTAATTCGGGTGTTGTCGATCGACGTAATGACTCGTGGACGGCATGTGCATGGGTAAACGTGTGAAGGACAGTAATCCAATCACTGAAATCATTCTGCACATGAAAACGGGCAATCCTTTCTGCAGCTGCCAATGCTACGAGCTGTGCTAATCGAGCAGGGGAGATACCGGTTTTAAGTGCTTCCAACATCGAATCGACAGTTATCAGCACATCATCCGATAAAATTTGCTCAACTAATGCGGCTTCATCCAATTCGACGGTTCCTTCAGAAGAGGCAGATGAAAGAATTTCGGGTAGTTTCTCAAACGCTGCCATCAATGGGTTGACCAAGTTCACCGGTGATTGCCAGCTATGGGATTCCTCACTACGCGATATATCACCAATGCCAGGCAGTAATGAAGATAAAACAAAAGGACGGTGCTCAATACCGATCTGATCAATTATCTCAAATGCTTTATTATGAAAATCGAGTGAATGACCTGTGTTTACATAAAAGTGATCCGTAATCGCTGTCATCATCATATTTGCAAGCTGCTCGTTCGAGAAATCGGATTCAACTGCGGTTAACAATACTCGCTCTGCACCCTGTGAATCACGAACCTCTACACAATGGCGATACCATTCAGATAATTGCTCGAATGATTGTGCTTTCATTTCATCGGTGTTAGGAGGAAGTGCCCCTAGTAAAAATCGTGTACCCATCCCTGAACTTTCTCTGGCAACATGAACGAGTCCTTGGAACAACGCTAAAATTTGACCGGTTTTATCTAATTTAGGAAGTACATTCGTCATTGCAGATAGGATAGTCAAACCCGAACGCCAGCCGCTTTGACGATGGGTCGTTCCGAATTCAACACCGATCTTTGCGATTTCAGCCACAGGAAAACCAGCCTCTATTAATCCTACAACAGCTTTGGCGATTACAAGACTTAAACTTTGCTCAAGACCTTCCCGTAAACGTCGCGTTAGTTTTTCGACTGTAACCTTATTGTAAGGGACGGGATAAACCCAAACCTCACCTTCATTAATGTCAACAGGGTAGGTAGGGACGTCATCTGCCCACGGATCCAATGTTCCACCGCTTTTCACATCAAAACGAGCATGATGCCAGTGGCACGTCAGGATTCCATCACATAAACTCCCGGTGTGCAGAGGGAAACCCATATGCGGGCAACGATTATCGACAGCATAGACCTGATTTTCATGTACAAATACTGCAATTGCATGACTACCGCCTTTAATAACCTTGGCACCCTCATCTTTCAGGGCATCAAGTGAACCTACGTAAACCATCTCAGTCAAAATTATCACTCTCCCAACAATATTTTCCCCATAATAGAAGGGGAGTATCAATTAAAATTCTATATTATTGAAAAGAATAGAGAATCCTTCATTCGTAGAATCTTTTCTCATCCAAAAGTCTGATATCCCATTTTATCAGTCGGGGATGGATACGAAAGGTGAGTGTTTTTATTGTGAATTAACAACTATCCTGTAATGAAAAAGACACCGCGCAAAGGAGTCTTTTATCTATATTTGTTGGTCACAGTGATCATGACGATATTCCGGTCTCAACGATTTCAACATTGACTTTTACATCAATTTGAGCATTTGGATATTGCTGTTTCCATTTTTTATTATCAAAATTCCTGATCCGGCTTTTCAGCACGTTACCAAGGCCTAGTGGGTCGACATTGTATTCTTGGAACTCCTTGACCATTAATGAGCACTGTTCTTTATAAAATTGTTCAAAAGCTTTTTCCATTTTTTTAACTACTTTCGGACCTTGTTGTTTTTTTAATGACGATACTTCATTTATAATTCCTGTCAAGTGAATATCAATGAGAAATTTAGGAGTCTGGTGATTACCTTTTACATGATACTTGACCGTTGATCCGATATTCTCCATTACAACATGGCGATCCTTAAACTCAATATCCTGAATTCCTTGTGAAAAGTTTTCATTCATTATCTTAAAATTGAAGCTCTTCGAATAGGGGATGGTATATACTAAACGTCCTTTTTTGAAAAAAGCAATGCCTGTTATCTTGGCATGATCCTTCGCGGTTTTCATTATTGGAAGGAATCCATCCATCCCTTCTGCATAGTAGGCATATAAATATTCATGGAGATTCGTCGTTGGGAAATTACTTTCATTATTATGCTTTATAATTCCTGTCAAATATTTGGCAGTCGTTTCAGTTTGCGAGTACCTTTTCTGAAGGAACTGCTCCGTACTTCCATCAACAATTACAAGAAAGATATTCCTCCCGATCCTTGCATCTCGACCTAGGTTATCAATCACA encodes the following:
- a CDS encoding electron transfer flavoprotein subunit beta/FixA family protein, with amino-acid sequence MLHIVACIKQVPDTKIIKMNPKTNTMDRASAPAILNPYDAHAVEEAVRIRNRYGGIVSVLTMGPPPAVKAIKKCIEIGADEGYMISDRKFAGADTLATSYALTKAIDKISQITPVDLVICGKMTIDGDTGQVGPGIARRLDIPPLTSVKKVEEVNTEDGYIIVHRKIEDGHEVIQSSLPCLLSVEKEINDVPYSTFPNMLKATRYEPHIWGVADLEDVDIKQLGLKGSPTIVAKVWAPPKPEGGKMLEGKPAEQVNQLLSVILEKKELFEVKGGAE
- a CDS encoding FAD-dependent oxidoreductase gives rise to the protein MPEKFDCVVVGAGPAGISCALELAKGGASVLLLERGEYPGSKNVMGGVLYRKMMEDVIPGFYKEAPLERPIVEQRFMMMDKESAVTFGYKGMEWGQEPYNNFTVLRAKFDQWFASKAVEQGAVLVNETVVTQCIVEDGRVVGVRTDRPDGDIYADVVVLADGVNSLLAKSLGFHKEYRPDEVALATMEIVKLDKKTIEERFNLEPNQGCTIELFGDATKGILGTGFLYTNKDTLSIGVGTLLSGLIKHKIKPYELLEYVKNHPMIRPYLQGSEQQEYLAHLIPEGGYKSMGKVVGNGVIVVGDAAQLVNAIHREGSNLAMTSGRIAAETIHLAKQANDFSEPMLDRYRVKLMQSFVGQDMKKYKDSTHHFDKFPQYFDQYIPMMNRAASQMFTVDGSSKWEKQKKIWRDIGPAREKIKIARDAYRAWRVMK
- a CDS encoding Ger(x)C family spore germination protein; this encodes MRTKVVRIIMFFGSLIMLTSCVPNYSVEDAAMISAAGYDYVEEDKIKGTVSIPQFGRQETGGTMQEKKLTASANTVREVHARLQSKSSKPLVIGKLSVSMYSEELARKDLADVIDNLGRDARIGRNIFLVIVDGSTEQFLQKRYSQTETTAKYLTGIIKHNNESNFPTTNLHEYLYAYYAEGMDGFLPIMKTAKDHAKITGIAFFKKGRLVYTIPYSKSFNFKIMNENFSQGIQDIEFKDRHVVMENIGSTVKYHVKGNHQTPKFLIDIHLTGIINEVSSLKKQQGPKVVKKMEKAFEQFYKEQCSLMVKEFQEYNVDPLGLGNVLKSRIRNFDNKKWKQQYPNAQIDVKVNVEIVETGISS
- a CDS encoding universal stress protein — translated: MFTKILLATDGSEHSLRAAEKAAGIAQSNSNSKVTILYVVDGDSSKSDVLSAGGKEAIEEKRKKKLHKAEEFFSLDDIAYESKILKGEPGPTIVKFANEKGYDLVVIGSRGLNSFQEMVLGSVSHKVAKRANCPVMIVK
- a CDS encoding Rieske (2Fe-2S) protein → MVYVGSLDALKDEGAKVIKGGSHAIAVFVHENQVYAVDNRCPHMGFPLHTGSLCDGILTCHWHHARFDVKSGGTLDPWADDVPTYPVDINEGEVWVYPVPYNKVTVEKLTRRLREGLEQSLSLVIAKAVVGLIEAGFPVAEIAKIGVEFGTTHRQSGWRSGLTILSAMTNVLPKLDKTGQILALFQGLVHVARESSGMGTRFLLGALPPNTDEMKAQSFEQLSEWYRHCVEVRDSQGAERVLLTAVESDFSNEQLANMMMTAITDHFYVNTGHSLDFHNKAFEIIDQIGIEHRPFVLSSLLPGIGDISRSEESHSWQSPVNLVNPLMAAFEKLPEILSSASSEGTVELDEAALVEQILSDDVLITVDSMLEALKTGISPARLAQLVALAAAERIARFHVQNDFSDWITVLHTFTHAHAVHESLRRSTTPELTRAVFHGAMSVYLDRFLNTPSARRPEPVDVEAEPKDPSELLIMMNQQQQVAESARWVVNYLARGGDKRDLFNTLGHALLREDAEFHSFQMYEAAMAEHDHWEKEHSELGNRAQETLILAATRYLAGHAPTARELPHTARIAMRLHRGEKLFEDE
- a CDS encoding ferredoxin family protein, with translation MSEEKKGQSIEEKQYLVRFNADTKSHLHVKDTDICLTSCPDKICTIFCPAEIYKWEDIRMHIGYEGCHECGSCRIGCPHENIDWVYPKGGHGIVFRLG
- a CDS encoding electron transfer flavoprotein subunit alpha/FixB family protein, which gives rise to MNFEEYSGVWVFIEENDRNIAQVSLELLGAGRRLADKRGCGLAGVLIGENVTSLSSVIFENGADTVYVYDQPIFKDYRTESFMKALLHCCEKHKPEIILYGATSTGKDLASAVATDLPTGLTADTTELDVEEDSGLLLASRPAFGGNIMATILCKKYRPQMATVRPKVMKSPIPEPGRTGELIEENIQLDESDIRTKVLEIVKATTKKVRIDEADIIVAGGKGLGSSEGFVLIHHLAETLGGAVGASRDVVEAGWIEHHHQVGQTGVTVTPKIYFAVGISGAIQHLVGMRNSSLIIAINKDPNAAIFEACHYGIVGDAFEIIPLLIEQFKQAMAGEEVKHAGKV